The sequence aggaggtcattcctgccggctgctattagactttttaatatcgctgtgcgataaattattattgtatgctatgcatacttaggtgtgttaggtgttttcaggttattgtattatatacattacttgtattgtacatatatatatagatatatatagatatatatattttctattctgtttattatttatttgttccattgatgactgtttgtgggatgttcatgcgatgggtcagagtgtttttcttcttgtactgctgctgttgtaacaaagcaatttcctgcaaaggatcaataaagtatctagctatctatctatttgGAGGTTACAAAGTAGAATAAtgttttgaagtgttttttttcaacaaagggaagaaaaaaaagtgttgtcaAACAAAGCAGTTTTCTTTAGAAACTTGATAGGATGCACAATGCTGTATTTAACATTTTCCTTTGCACTTATTTGCCGGAACCACATTGTTCATATAGCTTCATAACCAGCTTTGATTTGTTCTTTGGTCATCAGAAAGCTCTAAATTTAGACGCCTAATACTGGTTGTTAAATGGTTTACACTTTAAATCTGTCTATGTGAATAGGAATGTATGTTGCAGACTGATTTCTCAAACTTTAGCCACTTTATGGCTACCTAGAACTGCCTTAAAAAATGTTCATAGATGTCAGTTTCTCTAGACTTGTTTTACTGACACAAATACATTATATGTTGTTGTTGCATGTTGAGATGTTAACTGGAGGCAGGCTCGACAGTGTGTTCCACTTTCCTAACTCAGAGGTTACTATTTTTccttgtctgttgtctgtctttttttttttaacagacatGACAATGCACAAACTGTTGGACATTGAAATTTCAGTGTTGCCATTTCTGGTAAAGTGTTATTCCAACAAATCCAGTTTGCTtcgtgtttttcttttctaaactTGACACCAGCTGGGGGTATATAGGTTGACATTTGTTTAAATTGTTGAATGTAAAATTACTGTTAAATGATTTATTTTGTAATTAATtacattagggctgctcgattatagaaaaaaaaaaaaatcacgattattttagcaataattgaaatcacgattattaaaaacgattgtttgttaaccttaaagttgtttatttttttcttgcaaaacaatgtaaaatatactctttaaacataagtaaagcttttaaccactaaaacaaagtatgttcacttttgtacgaaacaaaaaaatctttgaatgcaaataagtgtactgtaaattcaagtatgtttccttttgtaaataaatagtgcactgtaattaaactgctatagacttgccatagaactgtagcaatttaaaaaaaaaaaaaaaaatcacgtaaagtgcaaattataaatttaagtatgttcaatgtagtatgaaacagtaaattaagtggtgtgccgtgaggtttcagttaaggccttctgtatacatcagccatctagaatacgcacgttagggttatacaggttagggttaggttaatacgggagttgcagcgtaaagagattcgggaactgaagattgcattgcggacgaagttgtagacacagttgttttaatgtgttttagtttttcataagattatgataaaggtggcggtggttaaactttagatggctaaaaaggtttgttgtgttaccggtcggtgtggacacaactatgaaacactttttgcacgtgatgtgtttttgctcttcgtcttcatcaaacccaaagtgattccatacaattgaatttgacttgccttttttgtttaccaagcacttctgctgtgattctcctgccatttttccagaccgctaggaacaactttcctcttggggtggacctgccggctagctggcagcagtagcttagaggggggcggggcagagcagctcatggtagcttgcgtgcgcgtgaattaaaacgactcaaaatgaataatcgttttttctcgattacataatttttgtaatcgttgcgtgtaataatcgaaatcgtaattgaatttcgattaattgcatagCCCTAAATTACACTACAGTTATGTTTGTATTCATATGAGGTACTTAAACTTAAGGTGGTTATGTTGACTCAGCACAGTTAATTCATGTAACTGTATTTAAAATAGTGGTTGCAACTACCCTATTAAATTAAGTAACTCGTAGTCATATCATACAAGTTTAAATGGCCCAACAAAATTACGTTACATTTACCCTTACAAATCTAGTTGGACTTAATCCTAGTAATTAAGTAACAGTAATACAAATACATCATGTTGAtccaacatatttacatttaggtCACTCAACAAAACTGTTTCTTGCtaaattaaagcattttatttaGGTGGAAATTATTTCCATAATATTATTAGGTTCCGCGAACaagttatttttttgagtgtatactGGTTTTATGAGACTTTAGTGTGGCTTTCGAGACTGTCgaccatcacatccttctgcaaTGATTGGAACAATCAATTGGTATCAAAGGATCGGCATTAATGTGATTCAAATCCTATCTAACTGATCGTTCTCATTTtgttaacattaataatgaatcctctcagtgccCTACAGTTAGTTAAAGAGTACCCCAAAGCTTGATTCTTGGACCAATACTGCTTATCCTATACATGgttcctttaggtaacttaataagaaaacattccatcaattttcattgctacgctgatgatacccaattatatttatccattaaacctgatgaagccaatcagctagccaaactacaggagtgtattaaagatattaaagattggatgaccaacaactttctgttgttaaactcagacaaaactgaagtcattgtgtttggcccaaaaactgttagggatgcagtgtccagtgaagtagtcaccatggatggtgttaccctggatcccagaaccactgtgaggaatctagACATTATTTTCGATCAGGATCTATCATTTAACTCATACATGAAACAGATTTTTAGAACTGCCTTTTTTCATTTGCATAATATTACTAAAATGaggcatattttaacacagaataaTGCAGAGaaattagtccatgcttttattacatccagactagattattgtaactcacttctctcaggctgtcccaaaaagtccttaaagacccttcagctaatccagaatgctgctgctcgtcTACTGAccagaaccagtatcagagaccatatttgtcctgtgttggcttctctgcactggctccctgtaaaagctaggatagacttcaaaatactcctcctcacttacaaagccctttaTGTCCtggcacctacttatctgaaagggctcttagttccatacaatccatctacaGCACTATGCTCTTAACATGCAGGCGcactggtggtccctagaatctccaaaagtaggatgggggccagagccttcagctatcaagctcctctATTGTGGAACCAACTCCCTGCCTcggtccgggaggcagacaccctctgtatgtttaagtgtaggttaaaaacgttcctttttgatgaatcctatagtaagggtggctcaggctgctcttagttctgctgctataggcttagactgatggagactcatctggatacactgagctctgctttgctcctcctcctctctgacctcctctctgctcctccttctctctgaccttttctctcctaattttctcctcTATTTATGCCCCAgcgaatacatgttactgacttgacttcttccccgaAGTTTCTGTGCTTAatctcctcacaggttttcccaggatcatcacaggttttccctggatcatctctgatctgctgctgtggtccagcctctctcctgcctttatCTTCATCACTCAtttgtccatatagttgtgatagtgtttgtcatatagttccatagatggtagaggtttttattatttgtactaactgttgtagtagtaatactttcgctgttaatacttgtatttgtaatagtagaatatccactgttagtacttgtatttgtaatagtagtattaacagtcatggacctttctTCTGGTTTCTCGTAATTattctaacaccagctgatctacttttggcagttctagttcagttttctgtgcatcagttgcatccatgtgtctccccctatttcccCCCTTCTTCTcactctcccccagtctctctctctctctctctctctctttttctcctcctttatcctctctctttcaccccagctggtcctgtcagatgtctatcctccaggagtcagggtctgctccaggtttctgcctgtttaaaggaagtttttcctcgccactgtcaccactcacaaatgtctgctcctggaggattctgttgggtttctgtaaattggcttagagtctggttttgactgactctatatgtaaagtgtcatgagaacttttgttatgatttggcactatataaataaaatttgattgattgattgattgattgattgattgcacCAATCACCAATCAATAAAATCTGTCACCACAGGGGCATGATGAGGATCAGTGTCAGAGAGAAGTGACACTATCACGGAATCATCTGTGAATTTAATGATGTGGTGGTTTGGCTCGAGACTCAGGCACATGTTAGTGTATAAATAAAGAGCAGACAGCCACACCCTTAGAAGCTGTGGTtgcaaaaaatactttaaaatcaCTTTGTTACGCAGTAATTGATGaagtttacatttttactgaatcattaatgctgccttcaggtgctattgTGAAGATGAatctttccacttgtgaattcgaaATTACCGGTGTGTTGCATTCAAATGCTtgttgtagtgaaatgaaaaatggctgacacaatttatcgtgacctgctacttgagtaaaacagttttggacacgTTAATTCTTTtactacagcattttttttttgtttgtttttaagtggGGTTTTTTTGCCCATTGTGtagcagaatgttaataaaagcactgtttatcATTGCGAAAGAATCCCTCATTGCTGTCCACCATGCTGAGAAGGTCTAAGGTAATTTTCATCTCTGCAGCTCATGGGTCAAAATTTTCAAGTTCGTAACTAGAATTTACCACAATTCCCATAGCACAGAAGGCACCATTTCTTCCCTACGAATTATGAGGTATATCACAAATATTGTCCAGATTAGCTGGTTTTATAGGTGTTGTCACAACCCTTTTCATAATTATAGATCTATGAATTGAATAATTACACTTTTTCAATCATTTTGTCATTCTCACATTTTAAgagagggaaaaacaaaaaagacatagACGGGTGGTTCTTTAGGTCGGTGCTGATCAATACAGCCCAGGACGAACTGATTCTTCACTCCACAGTTTGTCACAATTACACAGATCCCTATGAAGCAATTTCTGCTGCTTTCATCACACATCAACTCACCAATGTCCAAGGACTAAATGTTGACTTGGTGCCTAAAATATTCATGACCTGACACATACTATTGTGACCAGATAACCAACGTTAATTACCTTTCACCAGTAGTCCCTTCATCACAATATCCGCATGTTTATTTTTGTATACTACTACTTTATCTCAGACTCAGAACCAGATTTTGCAATGCAATATATTTGTCTTTTTAACATGATTATTCCCATTATAGATGACTGATTGTAGTTTTAAGATTCAACTCTTATAATTTATTTCTTCTAATCATACCAAGACTTCTTGACGATAACagttcctgatttttttttttttttttatcagagagACTTTTGTAGTGATtgtgtctaataataataattatgtacAATAATGTGTATCACTGTTTGCACATTGCCCCTTTTAACTATTATCATCATGGTCACCAAAGTTAAAAAATCAATTGTTTTCACTTGCATCTAAATGTGTGTTAGATTTTATGGAACCTGCATATACACAGAGTTGATATCTGAACCTGTTCCTCCCTGAAATTATGAAATAGCATCTTCAGTATCTCCAGCCCACTGATTAGTAAAGCTATACTCCTAATATTAACACTTGCAAATGCACTGATAActgttttttattattcttaAATCTTTCTGGATTTCCTTGGCTATTATGTACTCTGGTGTTCATGTCTGCTGTTCTTGTGAATGTTACTAGTACTTATTTCATTCAAACTTAcagacttactgaaataaattcCAACTCCCAGAACCAGCACTAGCAGATGAAAAATATGTTGGGTTAATTTTCAGTACTTACTGTATCTGTTCTCATTATGCACCCCTGTGATCTGGCCATTTGGTGAAATCTGGATGTGGAAGCCAATTCCAACATTACAGTAGAGCTTCCTGAACCTCTTTATTCCTTGAAGGTATTGTCCATCTCCAGCAGTGGCCTCCGTCTTGTCCCAGGAGCTGCTGATCAATGGTGCTTCACTCTGAATGCTTTGTCTGTTGATGATGGGTAGAGGTTCAGAGAAGCCACACAGGAGAATCCCATAGAAGATTAGAGGGAGCTTGGACCGTGACAACGTCATCGTCTGCTCACCAATCCTGGTAATCCCAGACATACACTGGCAATGATCTATTCAAAGCCCATCAAACTGTCACTAAACTCAGGTGACCTCAGGTCTTGTCCAACTTTAGCTTTTAAGAGAAATATTTCATGTCCTGTTTCATGCTATAACATGCAGTCTTTAAAGTACAGAGAAAAGTTTCAGTATGCATATTTTGACTTCTCTAAAACTGTAACCTTGTGGGGTTTCAGTTTCCCAGTTTTCCTGGTCGTCAGGTAGGTTCAACAGTGAGACCCCAGACTTATATGTAGTCGCTTTTACATCATTACATCACAAACCCCCtgctgttttgtttgtctgtgagtCACAGATGGTGAGGAGGAACACAAACTGAGAAATATAGGAAACACATAGTGACAGAAAACAGAGAGGTACACGCAACAACACAGAGGGAAACTGAACGGATGGATAGAcagattattgttatttttgttaatgttttgttGAACTGTGGTTCAGATTTTTAGGTGTGAAAATGGCCTGAAActggttcattttttgttctcCAATGGCAGTTTCCCCTGACTAAAGAAACAATCCCTGGAAAAAGAGCATAATCAGCACACAAAGAAATACACTTATGCCAAGAATTGTAACTAAATGCTACAGCAATATATTGGTTTGtatcaggggcgtagaattgcatagggacgcgtccctaccaatatccagccactactgttttgtccctaccaatattaccactgtccgtagtgtttagccAATGATtaaggcacacaaagggttaatagttggtctctactagaagtcccgcctctaaccaaattatcactctccgattggctctgcggttttgctattgtacatgtgattggctgtccccgctgttactccatcaACTAGTAAACGCCACAGTTATCAGCTCGTTGGACTGGACAGGATGCAGTTtgtatctccaaccgcttagcgtaagttgtcaatatgtttgcatttgttctgcctgggtcacgtcagctagacggatttgaatatcagaggtgtcatttacatttacattcgtACATGTGTCCGTTTGCCTGCATGCGCGTGTGTATATGTATCGGTGCATGCAGGACCGGTTAGTGGCACAGGCTGacaactgataacatgataatttctcattaattgtcgtAAAGATAAAGAaacgagaggaaaaaaaaaaccaaacaaaaacaaaacaacaaccccccctgtaatttctcaggtgagctctcccagaccagtgctcactgtgtgtgtgagtgacagagacagagacagagctgaatgacagtcagacaggtgttgaactaaaAATCCAGGTAAAGGGTGaagaatttatcaccatgaaaaggccttccaaggccttagctgcacagtttggaagaggagaaaagaggaggcaggaaaataatccaattaggtattggtatgtaaccttttataaagTTAAAATACGTTTTATGTTACTAggtacagctagctgaactgaactgaagcaaagttggctaataatggaactgtagatgattaagatatgagatatctgcaaAGGTGTGTgggttactgctgctgaactgggttatatgtgtttctacgtggtttatatatgtttctatgtggtttataaatgtttctatctggtttatatatgtttctatgtggtttatacatgtttctatctggtttatatatgtttctatgtggtttattcATGTTTCTATGTGATTTAAATCTGTTtatatatggtttactgctagttggctggtttctatatgtgtatgtggtttaaaaatgtttctatgtggtttatatgtgtttctatatggttcactgctggttggctggtttctatatgtttctatttggtttctatatgtttctatgtggtttactgctagttggctggtttataaatgtttctaattcATTTATGTTTCTACACGgcttactgctagttggctgtttgatatgTTTCTaggtggtttataaatgtttctatctgatttatttatgtttctatatggtttactgctggttggctggtttataaatgtttctatctgatttatatatgtttctatgtggtttactgctggctgctttgtgcatcttctctcatgcttcatgtgtctcctctttgtgccccccccccccatatgtatgtgtgtgtgtttgtgtgcatggcatgtgtgtgttttttaagggggggggggggcaccaaattcatatctcgcttagggtgccaaaatggctagaaccaactgactatgattgtttgcttgtttgatcaactctacatgatgtgaaattatgatcgcaaatgcaaaaaaacatcaactttcaggagtgctgccttggagcacttttgttaaatcaaatcaaatcttatttatatagcaccaaatcataacaaaagttatctcatgacgctttacatatcgagttagTCGAAACTAGACCAGACATTTGTGttcccaccaatgtcagaatcaaacttACTCCCTTGGTTTGTATCCATGCAGGTCCTGCTCTGTGCTTCTCTGAAATTAGCTGCAGGTAAAAGGAGCCTCACACCTCAGAACACTAAAACAATCCCATCATGGCATTTGATTTTCCATACAGACAATAGATGAACAAGATAAATTTCAATGAAGTACTCAAAGCACATAGACAATGACAACTGAAACATTTAGCATGCATTTACCTGACAGTCACAGAGTCATaacataataacacacacacacacacacacacacacgcacacagagttGTCTTGGGTTTTCACATCACTTTTCGCATCACATCCTTAGGATGTAAATCAGGGGTctgaaactcattttctttcaggggccacattcagcccaatttgatctcaagtgggccggaccagtaaaataatagcataataatctataaataatgacaactccaaatttttgtctttgttttagtgcaaaaaaccccccattgaattatgaaaatacttacttttataaactatccaaacaaaaaagatgtgaataacctgaaaaaaatgaaatttcttaagaaaagtaagcgcaattttaacaatatcatgcctcaacttatttatacatgtgaattatggatacaattgttaaaattgtgcttaattttctttggccatttcaagtttttcatattagttcagattattcacattttattgttaaaagatggtttgtgaatgtaaatattttcataatttaatgttttttgcactaaaacaaagacaattgaAGCCACAAGTGGCActgaaaggccctcgccacgggcacgtccagtaaaagtatgtccatcattcagcaggtggcgctctagcaccaaattttatgtcttctgatgaatgggtgcaggcctgggagattgacaattgactcaaatttgaggcaaatcagtgtttgtatgtccgaacggAACAAATTTCTGTATAAggaaatctgtagggggcactatggagccaaaattcaatttcttccattgaatgggtggaggcctgtgagatgtagcactgagtcaaatttgagccaaatcagtgttcgtatgtctgaactgatgcaattttcgtgaaggtaaatttgtaggcgGCACTAaagagcgaaatggcaatttcttttgataaatgggtgtaggcctgggagattgacaactgattcaaatttgagccaaattggtgtttgtatgtccaaactgaagcaattatcaTAAAGGTgaagttgtagggggcgctaaagcgccaaatttcaaatttttcggATAAATGGCTGTAGGTTtgggatgtctgagtcaaatttgagtctGAGTCaagtttgagccaaatcggtgttcgtatgtctgagctgaagcaattttaatttaaaaaaagggaaaaaaacttgtagggggcgctgtggtgcaaaatttcaatttcttttgataaataggtgtaggcctgggagacagatgtctgagtcaaatttgagccaaatcagtgtttgtatgtccaaactgatgtcattttcttaaatgtacatttgtagggggcactagagtccaaaatttcaatttctttcaataaatggatgtaggcctgagagatagacgtctgattcaaatctgagccaaatcggtgttcgtatgtctgagctgaagcaatttttataatggtaaatttttgaagaaactttgcaaagtttgcgacgtcgtcacacaaaaatggtgacaccaattccaaaaattcagctaacttttgatgccccactgctctagatactgtacactgattttgagctcatttggccaaacgccagaggaggagatagttaaaatacgacgtcagtgaaaacgctgactcagcattttggaaatttcaatccaatatggccgacttccggttggtttaggggcatggctataataatattttttgtttgtctcttgacgatgaatctgtgtaccgattttcgtggctgtacgacaaactttatgttggacatggtCCCATTGgcataatgtatttccacttttcaagggagCGCTACTGCAACATTTCTTCACCAtaatctacgaaacctatatgtaaattcagttttgcacatttcagaattttgggcaaactttggtgagttttcgaaaatgttcagggggtgaaatttgagctcaaagtgcaagcgaaagaaaaattaaagccgcaagcagcatctaaaggccctcgccatgggcacgtccagtagaagtatgtccatcgttcagcaggtggcgctctagcaccaaatttcaatgtcttctgatgaatgggtgtaggcctggaagattgacaactgattcaaatttgaggtaaatctttgttcgtatgtccaaactaaagaaatttttgtataagtaaatctgtagggagtgctatgcagctaaaattaaatttcttccactgaatgggtgtaggcctgcgagatgtaccactgagtcaaatttgagccaaattggtgttcgtatttccaaattaatgcaattttcatgaaggtaaatttgtagggggcgctattgagtgaaatggcaatttcttttgataaatgggtgtaggcctgggagattgaaaactgattcaaatttgagccaaattggtgttcgtatgtctgaagtgaagtaattttcgtaaaggtaaaattgtagggggcgctatagctccaaatttcaaatttttctgataaatgggtgtaggcctgagagatagacgtctgagtcaaatttgagccaaattggtggtcgtatgtctgaactgaagcaattttaataaaaaaatttaatttaaaaaaaaaacttgtagggggcgctgtagtgcgaaatttcagtttcttttgacaagtaggtgtaggcctgggagacagatgtctgagtcaaatttgagccaaatcagtgttcgtatgtccgaactgatgtcatttttgtaaatgtacatttgtagggggcgctatagtgcgaaattttaatttcttttaataaatgggtgtaggcctgggagatggacgtctgagtcaaatttgagccaaatcggtgttcgtatgtctgagctgaagcaatttttgtaatggtaaattcccgaataaactttgcaaagtttgcgatgtcgtcacacaaaaacggtgacaccgatcccaagaatttggctaacttttgatgtcccacttctctagatactgtacaccgattttgagctctttcggccaaacggccaaggaggagatagtttaaatacgacgtcagcgaaaacgctgactcagcattttggaaatttcaatccaatatggccaactaagggttggttttggggtgtggccataataatattttttgtttgtctcctcatgatgaatctgtgtaccgattttcgtggctctacgactaACTGTACggtggacatgctcccattggcctaatgcatttccacttttcaagggggtgctgcagcaacatttctttactgacatctatgaaacctataagTAAATTCAATTTattgcacttctgaattttgggcaaaatttggtgagttttcataaatgttcagggggtcaaatttgagctcaaagagcatgagaagaaaacaaaaaaaaaaaaaaagaatctgagcaagaacaatatagtcgtttctatggcaaccacatgtttgaccttatttgaaagctctcgagctcccccacatgtctgtggggtcagatgtcacgtgtcgtgcacttacacctacatgactgaccccgagtgggcgtggcccattgactcccattcattctgagtaggtgtaaatatgcgatgtgtgcacatgtcatatacatcttcggaaaggtctcagtgccgtgaatgtgaatatgtgtgagagtggcaacagtggcgaaaggcgaccgcgtcactggcgattttgtccctgtgcgcccactgcagactcagtcgGCCCTGCGCAGGCTTTACTCAGCTTgggcctaattaaagccgcaagtggcatctaaaggccctcgccacgggcacgtccagtaaaagtatgtccatctttcagcaggtggtgctctagcaccaaattttatgtcttctgatgaatgggtgcaggtctgggagattgacaattgactcaaatttgaggcaaatcagtgtttgtatgtccgaactgaacaaatttttgtacaAGTAGAtctttagggggcgctatggagccaaaattcaatttcttccattgaatgggtggaggcctgtgagatgtatcactgagtcaaatttgagccaaatcggtgttcgtatgtctgaactgatgcagttTTCGTGaaagtaaatttgtagggggcgctattgagtgaaatggcaatttcttttgattaATGGGTGCAGGCctggagattgacaactgattcaaatttgagtaaaatcggtgttcgtatgtccaaactgaagcaattattgTAAAGGTAAtgttgtagggggcactatagcgccaaatttcaaatttttctgataaatgggtgtaggtctgggaggtagacatctgagtcaaatttgagccaaatcggtgttcgtatgtccgaactgaagcaattttaataagaattttttttaaaaaaacttgtagggggcgctat is a genomic window of Sphaeramia orbicularis chromosome 10, fSphaOr1.1, whole genome shotgun sequence containing:
- the LOC115427592 gene encoding fibroblast growth factor 4-like — translated: MSGITRIGEQTMTLSRSKLPLIFYGILLCGFSEPLPIINRQSIQSEAPLISSSWDKTEATAGDGQYLQGIKRFRKLYCNVGIGFHIQISPNGQITGVHNENRYTLLEISPVERGVVTLYGVRSGLFIAMSNKGKLYGSGHYNDECKFKENLLANNYNAYESAVYPGMYIGLSKSGKTKRGNRVTPTMTMTHFLPRI